In Gigantopelta aegis isolate Gae_Host chromosome 14, Gae_host_genome, whole genome shotgun sequence, the following proteins share a genomic window:
- the LOC121389537 gene encoding ER membrane protein complex subunit 8-like, producing MAELSVSMRAYCKLLLHAAKYPHCAVNGVLLAEDTKGKEHKSLKIVDCIPLFHITLGLAPMLEVALLQIDAFCRSKGYVIGGYYQANENYDDLQLNHIARTIGRKVNQNFPEACLFMIDNRRVSPDAVSEVYKVYSLQKNNWKELDNKRTVDEDTLMAACTLLKSEAFRKLLDYDNHLDDIKHDWRNPEVNDEITRCT from the exons ATGGCGGAGTTGTCGGTGAGCATGCGGGCATATTGTAAATTACTTCTCCACGCAGCCAAGTATCCTCACTGTGCGGTCAATGGAGTCCTTCTAGCAGAAGACACAAAAGGCAAAGAACACAAGAGTCTCAAAATCGTAGACTGTATTCCGCTTTTCCATATAACGCTTGGTCTGGCGCCCATGCTTGAAGTCGCCTTGCTTCAG aTTGATGCATTTTGTCGCAGTAAAGGCTACGTTATAGGAGGGTACTATCAAGCCAATGAAAATTACGATGATCTTCA GTTAAACCACATAGCCAGAACGATTGGAAGAAAAGTTAATCAAAATTTCCCTGAAGCCTGCTTGTTTATG ATAGATAACAGACGAGTGAGTCCAGATGCCGTGTcagaagtttataaagtttaCTCACTGCAGAAAAACAACTGGAAGGAGCTCGATAACAA GCGCACCGTCGACGAAGACACTCTGATGGCTGCGTGCACGCTGCTCAAGTCGGAGGCGTTCCGCAAACTGCTGGACTACGACAACCACCTGGATGACATCAAACACGACTGGCGCAACCCCGAGGTCAACGACGAAATCACGCGATGTACATAA